The DNA window GTTCTCTTCCAGGTACTTCCGCCGTTTCGTACCGGGGATCGGCACGACGTCGCCGCCCTGGTGCTGCACCCAGGCGAGCGCGAGCTGCCCGGCGGTGACGCCCTTCTCCTCGGCGAGCGCGCGCAACGCCTCGACGATCGCGAGGTTCCGGTCGAAGTTGCCTTCGGCGAACCGGGGCAGGTTGCGGCGCATGTCGTTCTCCGGCAGGTCCCGCACGGAGGTGACCTGGCCGGTGAGGAACCCGCGGCCGAGCGGGGAGAACGGGACGATCCCGATGCCCAGCTCGCGGCAGGTCGGCAGCACCTCGTCCTCGATGCCCCGCGTCCACAGCGACCATTCGCTCTGCAGCGCGGTGACCGGGTGCACGGCGTGCGCGCGCCGGATGGATTCCGCGCCGGCCTCGGAGATCCCGGCGTACCGGATCTTCCCCTCGGCGACCAGTTCCGCGAGCGCGCCCCAGGTCTCCTCGACCGGCGTGTCCGGGTCGACCCGGTGCTGGTAGTACAGGTCGATGTGGTCGAGCCCGAGCCTGCGCAGCGACGCCTCGCAGCTTTCCTTGACGTAGGCAGCGCCGCCCTTGGCGCCCATCGCGCCGTCATCGTCCCAGTAGATGCCGAACTTCGTGGCGAGCACGATGTCATCGCGGTTCACGCCGCTCTCGCGGATCGCGCGCCCGACCAGTTCTTCGTTGACGCCGGCGGCGTAGACGTTCGCCGTGTCGAGCAGGGTCACGCCGAGTTCGAGCGCCCGATGGATCGTGGCGACCGATTCGGTGTCGTTGTCCTGCACGCCGTAGGCCGCGCTCATGCCCATGCAGCCGAGGCCCTGCGCACCGACTTCGAGCGCGCCGAGCTTCTTGGTGATCACGCTGTGAGTCCCTCCACCTTCGGGTTGTTCTCCGCGGCGAACTTGCGTTCGATCTGTTCGTAGTTCTCGATCTTGTAGTCGAGCACGTCCATACAGGACTGGAGTTCGGCGATCCGCTCGGCGACCGAGCGGCGCTGCTCGACCAGGATCGCCTTGCGGCGACCGGCTCCGGCGGCCCCGCGGCGGCGCAGCGAGGCGTACTCGCGCATCAGGCGGATCGGCATCCCGGTGGTGCGCAGCTTCGTGAGAAACCCCAGCCACGTAAGGTCTTCGTCCGAATAGGCCCGCCTGCCCGCCGCGTCCCGCGCGGGCGGTTCGAGCAGTTTGATGCGCTCGTAGTACCGGAGGGTGTCTATCGACAGTCCGCTACGTCGCGCGGCTTCCGCTATCGAGTAGCTCATGACGAGGACAGTACGACCTGGAGCGCACTCCAGGTCAACTCGTTCGGCCGCGCTGGTCGGTTACGCTCAGCGCATGCCACGGCCCCGCACGCACGACGACGCGCTCCGTCTCAGGTTGCTCGACCGCGCGGGCGAACTGCTGTCGCGCGACGGCCCGAAGGCACTGAGCCTGCGCAAGCTCGCCGCCGACGCGGGGACGTCGACCACGGCCGTCTACTCGCTGTTCGGCGGCAAAGCCGATCTGGTGAACGCGCTGTACATCGAAGGGTTCCGGCGGTTCCAGGAGCGGCTCGACGACGTGCCGCGCTCGGGCGACCCGGTGGAGGACATGGTGCGGCTCGGCCTCGCCTACCGCCGCAGCGCGCTGGCCGACCCGCACCTGTACCTGATCATGTTCACCAAGGCCGTCCCCGGTTTCGAGCCCAACGACGAAGCACAACGCCTGTCGCTCGACGCCATCGCCACCTTGGAGAACGTCGTCCGCGACGGCATCGAAGCGGGTGTCTTCGCCGACCAGGACCCGGCCGGGATCGCGCTGGCCTGCTGGGCCCAGGTGCACGGGCTGGTTTCGCTGGAGCTCAACGGCAACCTGCCGCCCGATTTCGCCGTGGACACCGTGTTCGAGGCCGCATTGCGCGCGAACGCCCGCGGCTGGCTCCGCTGATCACCGGCTGACCGGGACGTCGAGCCCCGAGGCGAGCAGCCTGCCCTGCGCGTCGCTCACCACCACCGAACAGGTGAGCGGGACACCGTCGGGGAGCCCGGCCGGTTTCACCACCACGACCGTGCCGTCCACGATCGTCCCGGTTTCAGCCTTGCCACCGCCGAAATCGACCACGACCGAGCCTGCTCGTACCGGTACCTCCCCCACCAGCACCGAGGTCGTCCCGCCTGCGCGGTTGAGCGCGATACCGGTCAGTTCCTGGACCTGGATCCGGCTCGGGCCCGGCAGGTGCGGCAGCACGGTGAGGCGGTAGTCGGGCAGCGCGGGATCGCTCGAAGGCCGCACCGCACACGCCACCACCCGTCCGCGCACCTGGCCGAGCGCCACCCCCAGATCGTCCCCGACCAGGCGCGCGGCAGGCGCGTAGCTCGCCGCGTCGAACAGCGGCGAGGAGTTTTCGAGGCACCGTCCGAAGAACCGGCCCGCCGGGCTGCTCCGGTCCGGCGGCGGGAGCGCGGGCCGGTCAACGCGGCCGATCGCGCCGCGCGGCTTCGGCACCTTGTAGCGCGCCTGGCGACCACCGGTCGTCATCCGGTCCTGCCCCGGCAGCACCGAACCGGCCGGCCCCTCGACGAAGAGATCGGTGTTGATCGGCCTCGCCGGGGTGAGCACGACGAACATCCGGTCACCGACCGAAACGTCGGCGCCGAACGAATGGCCGTCGCTGTCGACACCGGTGACGAGGAGTGCGCTGGTGTCCGCGTCGGTCACCCCGGCGACCGTGCCGTTGGAGCTGAAGAAGGTCACCGAGGCCGGGAAGAACCCGGTGCCGACCGGCATGTCCAGCGAACGGGGCGGCGAAACGGTCGCGGTGGTCGAGGTCGTCTCGCAGAAGAACACGTCGTTGCCCGCGCGCGCCGCGACCACCCGCACTCCGTAGTCGCTGTCCTCGGAGCCGGGGTCGCTGGCCTTCTGGAACACCGGCCGCCAGCTCGCCCGGTCCGGGTAGTCCGAGGTCGCGTCCGAGGCTTCGAGCGTGGCCCAGCAGCGGTCGAGCTGCGCGTTCGCGGTGCCGACGTCGAGCTGGAAACCCGCCGGTGCCGCCGGTGTCTGGTCCCGGCGCGCGTGCTGCGCCACGAACACGCCGCCCACCGCGAGGGCGATCACCACCGCGGCCGCGCCGAGCATCGTCCGGCCGTGGTGACGGGGCTCGTTCGCCATGCCGTGGCGGACCGCGGCGCGCATGCGTTCGCGGACGTCGTCCGGGAGCTCGCGTTTCGGGGGGAGGTTCATGACGGGTCCTCCTCGCACAGCAGTCGCAGGCGGGCGCGGGCACGCGAAAGGTGCACGCGGACGGTGGTTTCGCTGATCCCGAGCGCTTCGGCGGCGTCGGCGGTCGAAAGATCTCCGAGCAGGCACAGTTCGACGGCCTTGCGCTGCGACTTCGGCAACCTGCGCACCGCCTCGATCGCCTGCCTGAGCCGCTCCTCGGTGTCCATCCGGTCGACGACCGCGTCCGCGTGGTCCGCCTCGTCGGCCGGTGCGGGCACCCGGTTCAGCAGCCGCAGCCTCCGGCCCGCGCTGCGGAACTCGGATCGCGCGAGGTTCCCGGCGACCGTGTACAGCCACGGCAACGCGCTTTCGCGCACGAGCGTCATCTCGCCGCGGCGCCGCCACGCGATGAGGAACGTCGCCGACGCCAGGTCTTCGGCGGTGGCCCACGATCCGGTCAGCCGGTAGGCGTGGTTCCACACCGCCTGCGCGTGCCGTTCGAACAGGTCGCCGAACGCGCCCTCGTCGCCGGCGGCGGCGCGGGACCACAGCTCGGCGTCACCGAGTTCCTCCCCCGGCATCTCGGCCACCGTTCGTCGCGCATCGGGTCTCACACCGGGTAGTGCCCGGCACCGGCGCGGGTGTTTCTACCGCGAGCCGTACTGCCGGTCGCCCGCGTCGCCGAGGCCGGGCACGATGAACCCGGAGTCGTTCAGCCGCTCATCGATACTGGCCGTGACCACGCGCAGCGGCAACCCGGACCGCTCCAGGTGCGTGATGCCCTCCGGCGCGGCGAGCGCGCAGATCGCGGTGACGTCGGTGGCGCCGCGATCGGTGAGCAGCCGGATGGTGAACTCCATCGAGCCGCCGGTGGCGAGCATCGGGTCGAGCACCAGCACGGGCCGCTCGGCGAGGTTCTCCGGCAGCGACTCCATGTAGGGCGTCGGCTGGAGCGTTTCCTCGTCGCGCGCGAGCCCGACGAACCCCATCTGCGCGTCCGGGATGAGCTTGTGCGCCTGGTCCGCCATGCCGAGCCCGGCCCGCAGCACCGGCACCAGCAGCGGCGGGTTCGCCAGCCGGTAGGCGTCGGTGCGCGCGACCGGCGTGTGGATCCGCTCGGTGCGCACCGGCGCGTCACGGGTGGCTTCGTAGACGAGCATGACGGTCAGCTCGTGCAGCGCGGCGCGGAACGCGGCACTGTCGGTGCGCGCGTCGCGCATGGTGGAGAGCCTGGCCTTCGCCAGCGGGTGATCGACGACTCGCACATCCATGAACGGTCACCCTAATACGGCGGTGACCGCCCACGGACACGCTCAGCCCACCAGGGTGGATCCGTAGTGCTGGTTCTGCCCCGGCCGCGGCACGCAGTGGAACCGCGGTTGTCCCCCGTCCTGGTTGAAGAGGGTGAACCAGAGATCGCCCCAGTTTCGCGAACGCCCAGGTGCCCGCCCTGGCGTGGGCGACGTCGGAGATGATCACCGAAGTGGCCGCCGTTTCGAAACCCGACGCGGCCATTTCATCCGCGGACATCAACGGCGAGGAGCCACCGATGGCGTTGCTGGGGCCGTCGTCGTGGCCGTTCACCGCGACATCGAGCCGTCCCGCCTTGACTGTGCCCACCAAGCTGGCTTTCGCGGGACTGATCAGCGGCGCGACGGCCGCCCAGTCGTCGAAGGTGACCTTGAACCGGACTCCGGTCAGCACGAGCGGCTCGCCCGCCCGTGCCGTCCGCGGCGCGGCGACGAGAACTGCCAGCACCACGGCGACGCCGATCGCGATCGAACGTCTCGCCCGGTTGACGACCATGTCAGGTATCCCCCTTGTGGACAGCGCGACCATCGTGGTGGTCGCTGGTGGAACCATGGTCGCGGCGAGCACCGACAGTTTCGGGCTCGTCGGCGGTCAGGCCGTCATCGAATCTTCCGCGTCGCGGCTCAGTTCGTAGAAGTTCACCGCTTCGAAGAAATGCCCGATCACCGGCGCGAGCCGTTCGGCTGGCCATTCCTTCACGCAGTACCCGTCGAGTCTCGCCGGTTCGTCGGGTGGTTCGATGTCGACGGTCAGCTTCCAGGTGGCGTAGGTCCCGTTGATGGTCCAGCTCCGTCGCATGGGTTTCTTCCTCCAGAGGCTCACTCGCCAAATCCTTCAACCTTGCCAACGGGGCAGGCAAACTTCCGCTCCGGCGCGCCTCCTTCCTTGCCACGGTGGCAAGAGGTGACAGTGGTGGCACCAGGAAGGGGCAAGAGAGTGGCAAGGCGCACCGGTATCTCGATACGCCAGCGGCGTGTCTCCGCGGAGCTGCGGGCTTTGCGGCTGGCAAAGGGCCTGAGCTGTAAGGACGTCGCGGAGGGCGTGGACTGCTCCGAAAGCAAGATCAGTCGCATGGAGACCGGCCACCGTGGCCTCCAACCGGATGATGTGTCGGCGATCCTGGGATTTCTTCGTGCGTCCAGCGCGCTCCGGAAAGAGCTGCTCGATCTGGTTCGCGACGGTTCTCGGCAGAATTGGCATGAGATCCACACCTCGATCGCCACTGAATCAACCAATTGGAAGGACTTCATCAGGCTCGAAACCGATGCGGACACGATCCGCAACTACGAAGCGATGCTCCTCCCCGGCTTGACCCAGACTCGTGATTACGCACTCGAAGTCATGAGAGCCGGTGACTCGCGGCGATCTGCCGAAGAGATGGAGCGCATGGTCGCCGCACGGATGGCCAGGCAACGGCGGCTCGTCGAACCGACCGCGCCCGAACTCCACTATCTCATCGAAGAAACCGCACTGACCTGGCGAGTCGGCACACCGGCGACAATGCGAGCACAACTACGCCATCTCCTGCACCTTGCCGAACGACCGAAGATCACGGTCCAAGTGGTCCCGTTCGCCGCAGGAGTACACCCGGGCATGAACGGCTCCTTCGTGATCTTCGGTTTCCCCGCCGAACCGCCGGTCGCATACTTGGAGAGCAGGGGCACCAGCACTTTCATCGAAGAAGCGGACCACGTGAAGACCTTCCAATTCGCCTGGCAGAAACTTCGTGCGATAGCGCTGTCGCCCGATGACTCCGCCCGGCTGATCACCAGCGTCATCGGGGAGCCGCCCTGCCGGGAGCGATAAGTCTCGCCGCCCGGCGGGGTTTCTCCTCCACCAGGGATCCTCCTAGAAGGCGCCGATCCAGCGGATCTTGGGCCACAGCTGGCTCCACGGCGCCACCGGGTTGTGGCACACCAGGAACTCCTTGCCCCGGTCGAGCCGCGCGTACGGATAGTCGAACGTGCCCCGCGCGTCGCAGCTGCCGAACAGGGGCGCGAGTTTGTCCCGCTCCGCGCCGAACGCGATCACCACGGTCTTGTCGTCGGTCGGCACGCCGAAGTCGGCGTACGAGTTGTGCCCGCTGTACGCCGTCGGCAGGCCGTACTCGGGGCCGAACCGGTCGAGCGCGCCCGCCTGGCTGAAGTTTTCGCCGAGCAGCACCGTCCGCTCGCGCTCGGTCGGCGGGAGCGTCCCGTAGACCTCCGCGGTCCGCGCGGCGAGTTGCCGCGGCCAGTCGCTCTGGTCCAGCACGGCCATGCCGAGCCCTTCGAGCACGGGGTTGCGCACGTACAGCTCCATCGGCATCAGCGGCAGCATCAGTACCGCGGCGATGAGCGCGTTGCCCACGAGTGCGACGCCGACCACCGCCCGTTTGGCCGCGGTCGCGGCCCACTCGGCCACCACGACGCAGCCGACGGCGAGCATCACGGTGAGGATGCCGGTCATGTAGATCGCCTGTGTGCCGAACGCCAGCAGCACCCCGAGCACCACGAGCCACGCCACCGCGAGGAACCGGTAGCGCCGCCACTCGCGGCGGCGCACCAGCGCGACCAGGCCGACGATCCACACCGGTATCAGCAGGGGCCCGATGTTGTAGAACTGCCCGACGAGGAAGCTCACCGGGTCTTCGATGTTGAACAACGAGTACGCCATGCTCAGCTCCGGCCAGCCGTTGGCCGCCTGCCACGCCACGGTCGGCACCGCGAGCACGGCCGCGATCGCGACTCCGCCCAGCAGGTACCGGCTGCGCAGTACGGTCCGCGGCCCGGTGACGAGCAGGCCCGCGAGCAGCGCGATGACCAGCAGCGGCACCAGGTACCGGGTGAGCGCGCCGACGCCGAGCACGAGCCCGATCGCGAGCCAGAGCCGCTGCGACCCGGTGCGGACGAGCCGGATCACGAGCCAGCAGGTGCTCGTCCACACGAGACCGTCGATCGTGTACGTGTGCAGCAGGTGCCCGATGCCGAGCGGGATCACCGAAGCCGCTGTCGCGCAGCTCGCGAGCAACTGGGCTTTGGCGCCGCCGCCGAATTCCCGTGCGATCAGCGCGGCGACCACCATGGTCACGCCGAACAGCAGCGCCGGGATCACCCTGGTCGCGACGAGGGTGTCGCCGAACAACTCGGTCTGCACTCGCGCGAGGAGCGGCACCAGCAGCGGCTGGTCCACGTACGCCCAGTCGAGGTGTTGCCCGGAGACGCGGAAGTACAGCTCGTCGATGTGGTAGCTGCCCCGTCCGGACAGCGCGAGCAGCAGCGCCGCCACCACCCCGGACACGGTGCAGACCTGCCAGCGGAAGAATTTCGTCGCGGTGCCGCGCGCCGCCGGTTCGGTGTCGGCGCCGATCGCTGTGCCCGTCACGTTCATGACCACCCCACCTGGTCGAACAGTGTTGTGCTGTGCGCTCCCGAATCGGGAAATCACCGTAGCGCGGCGTTCCTGATCGATTTCCGTCCTTGACGCGCGCTCGAAACTGCCGCCTTCCGCCGCTGGTGTCGGCAAGGTGTCACTGGACGGGATGAGCACCCGCTAAGCTCGCGCGCGTGACGGATGAGACCCCTGCGCCAGAGCCTCCGGCCATGCGTGCGTCGAACGCCGATCGTGAGCGGTTCGCCCAGATCCTGCACAACGCCCTCGGCGAGGGCCGCATCACGGTCGAAGAGCTCGAAGAGCGCCTCGACACCGTGTACGCGGCGAAAACGCTCAAGGATCTCGAACCGGTGGTCGCGGACCTACCCGGGGTGACCGCGACGCCCGGCGGCGCGATCCAGCCCGCTCAGACGCAGGCGGTCGCCGGTCCGGACAGCCGCATCGGTGGTACCGCGGGCTCGCAGATGTCGTTCGCGTTCATGTCGGGCGCCAGCCGCAAGGGCAGCTGGGTGGTCCCGCCGCAGCACACCAGTGTCGCGTTCTGGGGCGGCGTCGACATCGACCTGCGCAACGCCCGCTTCGCGGTGAAGAACTCCACCATCACCGCGGTCGCCGTGATGGGCGGTATCGACATCGTGGTGCCGGACGACATCGTCGTCGACGTGAGCGGCATCGGCATCATGGGCGGCTTCGAACTCAACGACCGCAGCGAACGCCCCGCCCCACCCGCGGGCGCGCCGGTCGTCAAGATCAACGGCTTCGCCTTCTGGGGCGGCGTGACCGTCATCCGCAAGCCACGCGACAAGCCCACCAAGCAGATCGAAGAGTGACCCTCCACCGTCCTTTCCGGACCCGGCAGAGCGCTAGATGAATCCCTCGGGGTCGTCGGTGTAGGTGCGGCCGTCCGGGGTGGTGACGGTGGTGACGCCGTTGGCGTCGGTGTGGAATTCCCAGCCGGGTTCGTCACGCAAACCGTGGTGCACCCGGCAAAACGGCCGGATGTTGACCTTGTCGGTGCCGCCGCCCTCGCTCCACGGCTGTGCGTGGTCGAGGTCGCTGTACTGGGCGGGTCTGTGGCAGCCGATCATGCAGCAGGTGCGGTGCAGAACTTGGATGTACTTGCGCATCTTTTTCGATGGCCGGTAGCTCTTGCGGCCCATGTCGATCGGTAGCCCGGTCATCGGTTCCGACACGATGCGGTTCCAGACGGAGTTGGTGTCGAAGGCGATCTCGCGGGCCATCTCCGGTGAGATTTCCCCGCACCCGGCGAGTTCGCCCGGGTTGTTCCGCATCCCCATCAACGTCGGGAGGTCGATGTAGACATAGATCTGCGCCTTCGGTTTACCACCGCACTCCCCGCCCAGGCATCGCTCCACCAACGCATCGACCCTGAGCTGATCCATGGTGCGCTTGTCACCTTGGCGCTTCTCCTCCAACGCATCCCGATCACAGGCGGCGTAGATCGCTTGGGCACGGTCGGAGGGCAGTTCGGCGAACAGGGTCGAGGATCCGTGATCCCCGTGCCGAATTTCGAGCATGCGAGCGGCGGTCTTGGCACGGCGCCGCGCTTCATACCCCTCCGGGTCGATGCGCATCAACAACGTGTTGACCATTCGCCGCAGTGAAGCCGAGTTCTTGTTCTCGAACTTCACCCGCGCATCGACTTCCCGCGCGACATCCTGGGAAGCGCACGCGGTGGCCTCGAACACCTTCGCCGCCATCCCCTCATCAATGAGCCCGTTCTCCAGGGCTTCGAGAGTGCGGGGCAGGTATGAGGTCAACGCGTCAGCGAGCGCCGCCTTCCGCTCCGCCCCCGCCTGGGTGCAGTTGCACGACAACGCCACCCAGGCAAGCACCGATCTTCGCGACCGCACCTGACTCATCTGCACAATGTGCCGCAACAACATCGCCTGCCCATACCGATACCACCTCTTCCAATGCTCCGCAGAATCAGCAACAACCTGCTCTTCAGACTTCTCCAGTACGTCCACAAAACAATTCTACCGCTCAACCCATCACCCGATCGGGTACAGAAATGATCACAACCTGCCACAACGGGACCACGGCGCAACAGAACCCAAAAAAGCAAACGGGACCGTCAATGCGTCGGGAACGACGCGCCGCAGGCGTGCCTGAAACTTTCACCGTGCCCACCAAACACACGAGCAAAACCCAAAAATGCGATCAAACCAAAAATGCAGCCCCCATTTTCCACTCTACTCGGAGGCACCGACAATTCTTGCGACGTCAGGTCCAGGGCGAGAGCCCCCAGACCGTCCCCGCCACGTCCGCACCCCCGTTGACCGGCGAATACACTCGACGACATGACAGCAACGACGGCAACGTCAGCGCAGACGAGCGCCGCGGAGACCCCGCTGCCGCCCGCCCTGCAGGACGCGACGAGGGACGACGCGAGCCTGCGCCGGTTCTTGCGCGGCCTGCCCGGTGTCGACCAGGTCGGCGTCGAGCAGCGGGCCGCGGGGCTGGCCACGCGCAGCATCAAGAAGGCGGCCAAGCTCTGGGCGATCGACACCGCCATCTCGATGGTCGACCTGACCACTCTCGAAGGCGCCGACACCCACGGCAAGGTCCGCGCGCTCGCCGCGAAGGCGAAGCGGCCCGATCCCGACCGGCCGGACACACCGCAGGTCGCGGCCGTGTGCGTGTACCCGGACCTCGCCGCGACGGCCGTCGAAGCGCTCGAAGGCACCGGGATCAACGTCGCGAGTGTCGCCACCGGCTTCCCGTCCGGGCGCACCAGCCTCGACATCAAGCTCGCCGACGTGAAGATCGCCGTCGACGCGGGCGCGAGCGAGGTCGACATGGTGATCGACCGCGGTGCCTTCCTCGAAGGCCGCTACGGGCAGGTGTTCGACGAGATCAAGGCGATCAAGGCCGCGTGCGGGGCCGCGCACCTGAAGGTCATTCTCGAAACCGGTGAGCTGGCGACCTACGACAACGTGCGCCGCGCGTCGTGGCTGGCGCTGCTCGCGGGCGGCGACTTCATCAAGACCTCCACCGGCAAGGTGTCGCCCGCCGCGACGCTGCCGGTGACGCACGTGATGCTGCAGGCGGTGCACGACTGGCACGCCCAGACCGGCGAGCTGCGCGGCGTGAAACCCGCGGGCGGGATCCGCACCACGAAGGACGCGGTGCGCTACCTCGTCGCCGTGCACGAGGTCGCCGGTGAGCAGTGGCTGACCCCGCACCTGTTCCGGTTCGGCGCGTCGAGCCTGCTCAACGACCTCCTGCTGCAACGCCGCACCCAGGCCGACGGCCACTACAGCGGCCCCGACTACGTCACGGTGGACTGATGGGAATCTTCGACTACGCGCCCGCGCCGGAGTCCCGCGCGATCGCGAACCTCAAGCCGCACTACCGGCCGTTCATCGACGGCGAGTTCGTCGACGGGTCCGGCGAGCCGCTCAAAACGGTCAACCCGGCGACCGAAGAGGTGCTCGCCGAGGTCAACACCGCCTCGGTGACCGATGTGGACACCGCGGTCAAGGCGGCGCGCAAGGCCTACGACCGGGTCTGGGCGAAGATGCCGGGCAGCGAGCGCGCCAAATACCTGTTCCGCATCGCGCGGCTGATCCAGGAGCGCTCGCGCGAGCTGGCGGTGCTGGAGAGCCTCGACAACGGCAAGCCGATCAAGGAGTCCCGCGACTCCGACGTCCCGACCGCGGCCGCGCACTTCTTCTACCACGCGGGCTGGGCCGACAAGCTCGACTACGCGGGGCTCGGCCCGAACCCGAAACCGCTCGGCGTCGCGGGCCAGATCATCCCGTGGAACTTCCCGCTGCTGATGCTGGCGTGGAAGATCGCGCCCGCGCTGGCCACCGGCAACACCGTGGTGCTCAAGCCCGCCGAGACGACCCCGCTGTCCGCGCTGGTGTTCGCCGAGATCTGCCAGCAGGCGGAGCTGCCGCCCGGCGTGGTGAACATCCTGCCCGGCGCCGGCGACATCGGAGCGTCCCTTGTGGAGCATCCGGACGTGAACAAGATCGCGTTCACCGGCTCGACCGACGTCGGCAAGCTCATTCAGCGCCAGGTCGCGGGCACCGCGAAGAAGCTCACGCTGGAACTGGGCGGCAAGGCGGCGAACGTGGTGTTCGAGGACGCCCCGCTCGACCAGGCCGTGGAAGGGATCGTCAACGGGATCTTCTTCAACCAGGGCCACGTGTGCTGCGCCGGATCGCGCCTGCTCGCACAAGAGTCCATTGTGGACGAACTGCTGGAGAAGCTGCGCTACCGGGTGTCCACTTTGCGCATGGGCGACCCG is part of the Amycolatopsis sp. CA-230715 genome and encodes:
- a CDS encoding aldo/keto reductase, whose product is MGMSAAYGVQDNDTESVATIHRALELGVTLLDTANVYAAGVNEELVGRAIRESGVNRDDIVLATKFGIYWDDDGAMGAKGGAAYVKESCEASLRRLGLDHIDLYYQHRVDPDTPVEETWGALAELVAEGKIRYAGISEAGAESIRRAHAVHPVTALQSEWSLWTRGIEDEVLPTCRELGIGIVPFSPLGRGFLTGQVTSVRDLPENDMRRNLPRFAEGNFDRNLAIVEALRALAEEKGVTAGQLALAWVQHQGGDVVPIPGTKRRKYLEENVASVDIELSESDIKAIEDAAPASAVAGARYPESLSRAAGK
- a CDS encoding MerR family transcriptional regulator, coding for MSYSIAEAARRSGLSIDTLRYYERIKLLEPPARDAAGRRAYSDEDLTWLGFLTKLRTTGMPIRLMREYASLRRRGAAGAGRRKAILVEQRRSVAERIAELQSCMDVLDYKIENYEQIERKFAAENNPKVEGLTA
- a CDS encoding TetR/AcrR family transcriptional regulator gives rise to the protein MPRPRTHDDALRLRLLDRAGELLSRDGPKALSLRKLAADAGTSTTAVYSLFGGKADLVNALYIEGFRRFQERLDDVPRSGDPVEDMVRLGLAYRRSALADPHLYLIMFTKAVPGFEPNDEAQRLSLDAIATLENVVRDGIEAGVFADQDPAGIALACWAQVHGLVSLELNGNLPPDFAVDTVFEAALRANARGWLR
- a CDS encoding RNA polymerase sigma factor, producing MPGEELGDAELWSRAAAGDEGAFGDLFERHAQAVWNHAYRLTGSWATAEDLASATFLIAWRRRGEMTLVRESALPWLYTVAGNLARSEFRSAGRRLRLLNRVPAPADEADHADAVVDRMDTEERLRQAIEAVRRLPKSQRKAVELCLLGDLSTADAAEALGISETTVRVHLSRARARLRLLCEEDPS
- the upp gene encoding uracil phosphoribosyltransferase translates to MDVRVVDHPLAKARLSTMRDARTDSAAFRAALHELTVMLVYEATRDAPVRTERIHTPVARTDAYRLANPPLLVPVLRAGLGMADQAHKLIPDAQMGFVGLARDEETLQPTPYMESLPENLAERPVLVLDPMLATGGSMEFTIRLLTDRGATDVTAICALAAPEGITHLERSGLPLRVVTASIDERLNDSGFIVPGLGDAGDRQYGSR
- a CDS encoding helix-turn-helix domain-containing protein; translation: MARRTGISIRQRRVSAELRALRLAKGLSCKDVAEGVDCSESKISRMETGHRGLQPDDVSAILGFLRASSALRKELLDLVRDGSRQNWHEIHTSIATESTNWKDFIRLETDADTIRNYEAMLLPGLTQTRDYALEVMRAGDSRRSAEEMERMVAARMARQRRLVEPTAPELHYLIEETALTWRVGTPATMRAQLRHLLHLAERPKITVQVVPFAAGVHPGMNGSFVIFGFPAEPPVAYLESRGTSTFIEEADHVKTFQFAWQKLRAIALSPDDSARLITSVIGEPPCRER
- a CDS encoding ArnT family glycosyltransferase, producing MNVTGTAIGADTEPAARGTATKFFRWQVCTVSGVVAALLLALSGRGSYHIDELYFRVSGQHLDWAYVDQPLLVPLLARVQTELFGDTLVATRVIPALLFGVTMVVAALIAREFGGGAKAQLLASCATAASVIPLGIGHLLHTYTIDGLVWTSTCWLVIRLVRTGSQRLWLAIGLVLGVGALTRYLVPLLVIALLAGLLVTGPRTVLRSRYLLGGVAIAAVLAVPTVAWQAANGWPELSMAYSLFNIEDPVSFLVGQFYNIGPLLIPVWIVGLVALVRRREWRRYRFLAVAWLVVLGVLLAFGTQAIYMTGILTVMLAVGCVVVAEWAATAAKRAVVGVALVGNALIAAVLMLPLMPMELYVRNPVLEGLGMAVLDQSDWPRQLAARTAEVYGTLPPTERERTVLLGENFSQAGALDRFGPEYGLPTAYSGHNSYADFGVPTDDKTVVIAFGAERDKLAPLFGSCDARGTFDYPYARLDRGKEFLVCHNPVAPWSQLWPKIRWIGAF
- a CDS encoding DUF1707 SHOCT-like domain-containing protein, which gives rise to MRASNADRERFAQILHNALGEGRITVEELEERLDTVYAAKTLKDLEPVVADLPGVTATPGGAIQPAQTQAVAGPDSRIGGTAGSQMSFAFMSGASRKGSWVVPPQHTSVAFWGGVDIDLRNARFAVKNSTITAVAVMGGIDIVVPDDIVVDVSGIGIMGGFELNDRSERPAPPAGAPVVKINGFAFWGGVTVIRKPRDKPTKQIEE
- a CDS encoding HNH endonuclease signature motif containing protein; the encoded protein is MDVLEKSEEQVVADSAEHWKRWYRYGQAMLLRHIVQMSQVRSRRSVLAWVALSCNCTQAGAERKAALADALTSYLPRTLEALENGLIDEGMAAKVFEATACASQDVAREVDARVKFENKNSASLRRMVNTLLMRIDPEGYEARRRAKTAARMLEIRHGDHGSSTLFAELPSDRAQAIYAACDRDALEEKRQGDKRTMDQLRVDALVERCLGGECGGKPKAQIYVYIDLPTLMGMRNNPGELAGCGEISPEMAREIAFDTNSVWNRIVSEPMTGLPIDMGRKSYRPSKKMRKYIQVLHRTCCMIGCHRPAQYSDLDHAQPWSEGGGTDKVNIRPFCRVHHGLRDEPGWEFHTDANGVTTVTTPDGRTYTDDPEGFI
- the deoC gene encoding deoxyribose-phosphate aldolase; translated protein: MTATTATSAQTSAAETPLPPALQDATRDDASLRRFLRGLPGVDQVGVEQRAAGLATRSIKKAAKLWAIDTAISMVDLTTLEGADTHGKVRALAAKAKRPDPDRPDTPQVAAVCVYPDLAATAVEALEGTGINVASVATGFPSGRTSLDIKLADVKIAVDAGASEVDMVIDRGAFLEGRYGQVFDEIKAIKAACGAAHLKVILETGELATYDNVRRASWLALLAGGDFIKTSTGKVSPAATLPVTHVMLQAVHDWHAQTGELRGVKPAGGIRTTKDAVRYLVAVHEVAGEQWLTPHLFRFGASSLLNDLLLQRRTQADGHYSGPDYVTVD